In Armatimonadota bacterium, the genomic stretch CTTGAGGTTGTAAGTTACCGAGTGGTAAGTCGCAGCCGACTCATCATCTTTTGGGACCTCGCCAATGATCGAGAACGATATAGCATCTCCCACAAACTTTGCCCCGGTGACCTGAAACACCATTCCGGACAACTTCTTCGACTTCGGTCGGCTGAGGTAATAGCCTTTCGAATCCGATTGAACTTGCTTCAACATGCTCATTTGCTTCCCGGCTCCGAGGTGGACTAAGCTCAGTGCCCTTGGCTCCCACTTGCCTTCATGCATGAAGACGGCAAGCGTTTCCGACTTGTTATAGGCCGCGACAACTCCGCCGTGGTTTTCCCCCTCGAATCCGCTAAAACCTTTGAGCCGGACAACTGGCTTGCCCGTCTTTAGGTTCACCAAGTCATTGACATCGGCAGTGTTCACTTGCGAATGATGCACGCCAAACGTTTTCGAAGGAGAAACTGTGCCTGGGATCAGCTCGGAGACCAGTGCCATCATCATAATCATTCCCATATTCTATTCCGTAGACGCACGGTCCGCCGATTCAGCACGGCGATTCGCTAAAAAAACCTGTATCACGCACACATTAACCTAAGGCCTGTCCTAAATCCACTAGCAGGTCGTCAATATTTTCCAAACCGACGCTGAGTCGGATAAAGTCCGGAGTGACGCCGGTGGAGAGTTGCTCATCCGGATTGAGCTGTTGGTGGGTTGTGGAGGCGGGGTGGATGACGAGGGATTTTGCGTCGCCAATGTTCGCCAGGAGCGAGAACACGTTGAGCTTGTCGATGAAGGCGAGAGCAGCGTCGTAGCCGCCCTTGACACCGAACCCGATGAGCGCTCCATAGAGGCCGCGTTGGTGGTACTTGGCTGCCTCAGCATGGTCCTTGTGGGTCGTCAATCCGGGGTAGTTGACCCAGCTGACTTGGGGGTGGTTGACGAGGAAATCAGCGACTTTCGCGGCGTTTTGGGAGTGACGTTCCAGCCTAAGTGGAAGGGTTTCGATGCCTTGGATGATTTGCCACGCATTGAACGGTGAGATCGCCGCCCCGGTATCGCGGAGCCCCTGAACGCGGGCTTTGATTCCGAATGCAACGTTTCCGAGCCCAGGAAACGCACCAAACACTTCCCAGAACTTGAGGCCGTGATAGGAGGGATCTGGCTCGGTGAAGTTTGCGAAGCGACCGTTGCCCCAATCAAAGTTTCCGCCGTCGACTACGACTCCGGCGATGGAAGTTCCGTGCCCGCCGAGGAACTTGGTGGCGGAGTGGACGACGATGTTTGCGCCGTGCATGAAGGGTTGGATGAGGAAGGGAGTTGGGGTGGTGTTGTCAACAACGACTGGAATTCCGTGCTTCTTCGCGATTACTGAAACAGTCTCGAACGGGAAAGTGTCGAGCTTGGGGTTGCCGATGGTTTCGCCATAGATCGCTCGGGTTTTGTCGGTGATCGCAGCTTCTAGGGCCTCGGTATTGGCAAGGTCGACGAACTTAACGGTGATTCCCCACTTGGGAAGCGTGTAGTGGAATAGG encodes the following:
- a CDS encoding O-acetylhomoserine aminocarboxypropyltransferase/cysteine synthase, yielding MSTSTSTSPAFETLALHAGQKVDPTTKSRAVPIYQTTSYVFDDTSHAARLFGLQEFGNIYTRLMNPTTDVLEQRVATLEGGTAAVATASGQAAITLALTTIAEAGDEIISSSSLYGGTYNLFHYTLPKWGITVKFVDLANTEALEAAITDKTRAIYGETIGNPKLDTFPFETVSVIAKKHGIPVVVDNTTPTPFLIQPFMHGANIVVHSATKFLGGHGTSIAGVVVDGGNFDWGNGRFANFTEPDPSYHGLKFWEVFGAFPGLGNVAFGIKARVQGLRDTGAAISPFNAWQIIQGIETLPLRLERHSQNAAKVADFLVNHPQVSWVNYPGLTTHKDHAEAAKYHQRGLYGALIGFGVKGGYDAALAFIDKLNVFSLLANIGDAKSLVIHPASTTHQQLNPDEQLSTGVTPDFIRLSVGLENIDDLLVDLGQALG